AACTACTTGAAGGCTGGACTATGTTTTTAGCGGTTATTGTTTTATTCTATGTTAGTAACTGGATTTTATCTAAATCTGAAGAAGAAGCATGGGAAAATTATATTCAATCTAAAGTTCAAAAATCAATAGATAACAGAAGTAAGTGGACTTTGGTTTTTGCTGCTTTTTTAGCTGTACTAAGAGAAGGAGCAGAGCTTATTTTATTTTATAAGGCCTCATTTTCGGGTGGAGGTAAGATTTTGTATCCAATGGGAGGGCTTGTTGCAGCCTCTGTTGTTTTGGTTATAATATTTTTACTTTTTAGATTCACATCAGTTAAATTACCGCTTAAACCATTTTTCTTGTTTACAAGTATATTATTATATCTAATGTGTATCTCGTTTATGGGAAAAGGGGTTATTGAGTTAACTGAAGCCGGAGTTATTTCTGGTTCAACAGTTATACCTGCAATGCAAGGTTGGAGTATTCCAATTTTGAATATCTATGATAGAGCCGAAACTTTAATTCCACAAATTATGTTGGTAATAATTACTGTTTGGATATTGTTAGGTCACTATTTAAAATTGAGAAAAATAAAAAAGGAAAGTTAAATTTCTATTTTATTAAAGTTAAAAAATTAGGAGGATTTATTTTATGAAAAAATCAAAAATGGTTGTAACATTAGCATTATTAGCGTCAGTAGGTTTAGTTGGCTGTCAAAAAAATGACACAGCAAAAATAAATGAATTGCAAAAATCAATTGAAGAAAAAGACAAAAAAATTGCTGAATTAAATGATAAATTAAAAGAAGCCGGTGGCGACGATGAAAAAGCTGAAGATGCTGAAAAACCAGGTGAATCAGGATTTGAAGAAATAAAAATTGGAGAAGAAAAAATTGTAGGTCCTTTCCAAGTTGCTACAGTTTATTTTCAAGGAGTTGATATGATTCCTGAAGGAAGACAACCTAGTGCTGCAGAATCAGATATGCACTTAGAAGCTGACATTCATTTGACTAAAGAAGCTGGTAAAAAATATGGTTTCGGTAGTGGAAAAGATATTTGGCCTGCATATTTAACAGTAAATTATAAAGTATTATCAACTGATGGAAAAGAAGTTACTTCAGGATCAATGATGCCAATGAACGCTGATGATGGTGCTCACTATGGAACAAATATCAAAAAGAATGTTCTTAAAGTTGGTAAGTATAAATTAGTTATCGAAATTCAACCTTCAGCTGATTACTTATTACACACTGATGAAGAAACAGGTGTTCCTGCTATTAAAGATGGCGGAAAAGAAGCTGCTTCAAAGTACTATGAAAAACAAACTGTTGAGTTTGAATGGAATTATACTGGAGAACAATTACAAAATAAATAATATTGATTTTTAAATTAGAATATTAGTATTCAATATATTACAAACGGATAAATCCTCTCTTATTATTTTAAGAGAGGTTTTGCCGTATTTTAGAAGTGAGGTTTTATTTTGGGGAAATTTTATGTTGATGTAATTTTTACTATATGTACATTTTCTTTTTTCTTTGCATTGGTGTTATCTTTTTTAAAGAAAAATTCAACACTGATTAATAAAATAATTTCTTTTTCAATTTTAGTGATAGGGATTTTTTTAGGTTTTTATATACATATTCTTAGAGTAAAAAATAAAAAGGAAATGATACATACTGTTACAAAATTAAATAGATATGTTTTTGCATTATGTCTTTTTGTTTTTATTTTAATGAGTATTACATTGATTTTAGGAGTTATAACAAAAAATAAAAATAAAATATATAATTTTATTACTTCTATAAATTTAGGCTTTATGTTTATAACTATATCGTTTATGCTATATTTGCTTATTCCTAAACTCTTAACTCAAGCAATGGAATTTATTGCGTTTGGAGAAGATTCTGTAAGTACTGTGACTCTATTTAGAGTAAGTGGATTTATTCTTGGAATCTTAACCGGGATATTATTAGTATTAGCATTTTATAAGTTTCTAGTTAGATGTAGCAAAAAACAATATATTATAATGTTTATTGCTATATTTATTAATACATTTTTAGAATATGCTTTAAAAGGAATAACATCAATAGTTAGACTTAAAGAATATCTAAAGAAAGACTTTAATATGGCTCCAATTTTAACTGAAAAGAGCAATATTTTTGGAATAAAGATTTTTGACTTAATGATTATAGAAGATAAAAGTGAAACATATTTTATTTCAATAGCTTTTATAATAATTTT
Above is a genomic segment from Parvimonas micra containing:
- a CDS encoding iron transporter encodes the protein MKKSKMVVTLALLASVGLVGCQKNDTAKINELQKSIEEKDKKIAELNDKLKEAGGDDEKAEDAEKPGESGFEEIKIGEEKIVGPFQVATVYFQGVDMIPEGRQPSAAESDMHLEADIHLTKEAGKKYGFGSGKDIWPAYLTVNYKVLSTDGKEVTSGSMMPMNADDGAHYGTNIKKNVLKVGKYKLVIEIQPSADYLLHTDEETGVPAIKDGGKEAASKYYEKQTVEFEWNYTGEQLQNK
- a CDS encoding Fe-S-containing protein; the protein is MGKFYVDVIFTICTFSFFFALVLSFLKKNSTLINKIISFSILVIGIFLGFYIHILRVKNKKEMIHTVTKLNRYVFALCLFVFILMSITLILGVITKNKNKIYNFITSINLGFMFITISFMLYLLIPKLLTQAMEFIAFGEDSVSTVTLFRVSGFILGILTGILLVLAFYKFLVRCSKKQYIIMFIAIFINTFLEYALKGITSIVRLKEYLKKDFNMAPILTEKSNIFGIKIFDLMIIEDKSETYFISIAFIIILLGMIFFVSKNLRVKEKFDNNASLRKEKWRLIVNRRWAYFTTVLSFVMLFSATYLNYQLTKPVELTAAQPYQEEGDKIIIPLSDVDDGHLHRFSYKKDGHDIRFIVVKKPNSTSYGVGLDACQICGVAGYFERKNDIVCKRCDVVMNKATIGFKGGCNPIPFDYKIENSKIIIDKKVLDKEKERFPIGE